The genomic DNA GCCGACCTGCTGTGGCGCAACGACTCCACCACCAGCGTGGTGGTGTGGACCATGAACGGGGCCACCAAGGTGGGCGCCGCCTTCGTCTCCACCAGCGTCGACCCCGCCTGGAAGATCGTCCCCTTCACCCACCAGTGAGGCCGCCGGCGATGACACAAAACGCTCGCTTGCCTTGAGGGCGCCAGGTCGACCACAATCCCGGGTGCAGGCTCTCCCGGCTGTGCGGTCGAACTCCTGAGAACGTCCCTTGAGCATCCGCTGCGAACGGTTCCGCGCCGAGCACCTCGAGGCATTGCAGAGACTCGCCCAGAGGGCGTTTCCCGAGCGCCCGAACACGCCCGAGTTCCTTCGCTGGCGTTATTTGGACCTCCCTGAACAGTTCGGCGAACTGGCGTTCGAGGGAGCGGATTGCGTGGCCATGTGCTGGGGCTTCGTACGCCCCTACCTGCTCGGGAACCGCAAGGTGCGGGTCATCGAGATCCAGGACTGGTATTGCCTGCCCGAGCACCGTGGCCAGGCGACGGGCGTCGCCCTGCTGCGCCGCGCCATGGAGGGCGAGGAGCCGACACTGACCTTCGGGGGCAGCCAACATACGGTAGCTATCGTCAGCAAGCTGGGGTGGACCCATCTGGGGGACGCGCATCACTTTGCTCTTCCGCTCTCTGCCCGCGTGCTGCGGGCGCGCCGGCGGCTGGGCTCCCTGGGTCGGCCGCTCGACTCCGCCGTTCAGTGGTGGTTCAAACCGGCTAGCCGGTCACCAAGGGGCGGAGAGGTGGCTTGGGGGCCGTTGGGCTCCGACCCGCCGCACCCTGATCCCTCGGGTGACCCGGCGGCGGCGCCGCTGATCAGCTCCCAAATGGCGCGGTGGCTGGCGGCTGGCGAGACCTTCTGCGGCCGGTACTTCGTGCACCGGTTCCTGGTGGACGGCAGCGAGCGCGGCTGGTCGCTGGCCCGCATCGTCGATACGGAGAGGCAGCGCATCGGCGTCATCCTCAGGACGCGAACGCAAGAGCCGGCGGCTGGTGCGAGGGAATGGATCCTGGCGGAGCTGCTGCGATGGCTTGCCGGCCAGGGCGTGGATGCGGTGCGCCTCACTGTGGCCGGCGCCGAAGAAGCCGCGGCCGTCCGCGGGTTGCGTTTCTTCTATCGAGGATCGAGCCCCATCCACAGCTACCAGCAAGGCAAGGCGGTCTCGTTCCCGCGGGTAGCGGTCGGCTACGACGTTTCCGACAAGCTTCTGCTCCCGCTGGCTGAAGGCGCGCGCCGATGAAGCACTTGCGCATCGAGGCGGTACTGGGCGAACGCATGCCGGCTTGGACGTTGCGTTCGGTGGAACTGCTGGAAGCCTCGGGGGCGTGTGCGCTCACTCGGGTGGGATCGCCACGCCGGCCCGACCAGGGCGGGCTGGCGCTGCGCTGCT from Terriglobales bacterium includes the following:
- a CDS encoding GNAT family N-acetyltransferase encodes the protein MSIRCERFRAEHLEALQRLAQRAFPERPNTPEFLRWRYLDLPEQFGELAFEGADCVAMCWGFVRPYLLGNRKVRVIEIQDWYCLPEHRGQATGVALLRRAMEGEEPTLTFGGSQHTVAIVSKLGWTHLGDAHHFALPLSARVLRARRRLGSLGRPLDSAVQWWFKPASRSPRGGEVAWGPLGSDPPHPDPSGDPAAAPLISSQMARWLAAGETFCGRYFVHRFLVDGSERGWSLARIVDTERQRIGVILRTRTQEPAAGAREWILAELLRWLAGQGVDAVRLTVAGAEEAAAVRGLRFFYRGSSPIHSYQQGKAVSFPRVAVGYDVSDKLLLPLAEGARR